The Streptomyces rubrogriseus genomic sequence CGTCCCTCGCGGTGCTCCCGCTCCAGGTCCCGCTCCTCGCGGTCCTCGCGGTCGGAGTCGTGCTCAGCCACCTGCGGTCGTCCCTTCCTTGCCGAGACCGGACTCCGGTTCCCCGATGGAACCGGGCGCGAGCCGGCCGATGAACGCGACGCTCTCCGCGAAGATCCGGTCCGCATCGTGGTCCAACGTCGCCACGTGGTAGCTCTGTTCCAGCAGGATCTCCGTCACGTCCGTCGACGACACCCGGCCCAGGATCCGCGCCGAGTCGGCCGGCGGCACCACGTGGTCCCGCGGGCTGCGCAGCAACAGCAGCGGCTGGGTCACCTGCGGCAGGTCGCCGTCGGCCAGCCGGAAGAAGGCGCGCAGCGAGTGCGCCGAGTGCAGCGGCACCCGGTCGTACCCCAGCTCCGTGCTGTGCGGCTTGGCGATGTCGCTGGCGATGCCCTTCGTGGCCGGCACCAGGTGGCGCAGGACCGGAAGGGCGTGCTGGGCGACGCCGTGCATCCTGTTCGCCGGGTTGACGACGACGACGCCCGACACCGCGTCCCCGTGCTTGGCGGCCAGCCGCAGCGCCAGCGCGCCGCCCATGGACAGACCGGCCACGAAGACGCGCTCGCAGCGCTCGCGCAGGGCACGCAGCTCGCGGTCCACCTCCGCGTACCAGTCCTGCCACCCGGTGACCTGCATGTCCTGCCAGCGCGTGCCGTGCCCGGGCAGCAGCGGCAGCGCCACGGTCAGGCCGCGCGCGGCAAGGTACCGGGCCCAGGGGCGCAGCGACTGCGGGGAACCGGTGAAACCGTGACAGAGGAGGACGCCGACCTTGCCGCCCTCGTGGCGGAACGGCTCGGCTCCGGGCAGGACCGACACGTCTCGGTCTCCTGTCGTCAGGGGTACTCGCGGGTCTTTCACCGTACGCGACCGCACGGACACCGACCAGGGCCGTCGGGGCCATTGACGGTCTCCCGGGATAAGGTCTGACCCACGGACACGGGAGGCACTGGGTTGTTGTACGGCGCGATGAAGGTCACCGTCGGGGGGTCGCTGAAGCTCGCCTTCCGGCCCTGGGTGGAGGGCCTGGAGCACATCCCGGCCGACGGCCCCGCCATCCTGGCGAGCAACCACCTGTCGTTCTCCGACTCGTTCTTCCTGCCGGCCGTCCTCGACCGCAAGGTGACCTTCATCGCCAAGGCCGAGTACTTCAACACCCCCGGGGTCAAGGGCCGGCTGACCGCCGCCTTCTTCAAGGGCGTGGGCCAGCTCCCGGTGGACCGCTCCGGCGCCCGCGGTGCGGGGGAGGCCGCCATCAAGAGCGGCATAGAGGTCCTGGAGCGCGGCGAGCTGTTCGGGATCTACCCCGAGGGCACCCGCTCCCCGGACGGGCGCCTCTACCGCGGCAAGCCGGGCGGGCTGGCGCG encodes the following:
- a CDS encoding alpha/beta hydrolase is translated as MSVLPGAEPFRHEGGKVGVLLCHGFTGSPQSLRPWARYLAARGLTVALPLLPGHGTRWQDMQVTGWQDWYAEVDRELRALRERCERVFVAGLSMGGALALRLAAKHGDAVSGVVVVNPANRMHGVAQHALPVLRHLVPATKGIASDIAKPHSTELGYDRVPLHSAHSLRAFFRLADGDLPQVTQPLLLLRSPRDHVVPPADSARILGRVSSTDVTEILLEQSYHVATLDHDADRIFAESVAFIGRLAPGSIGEPESGLGKEGTTAGG
- a CDS encoding lysophospholipid acyltransferase family protein, coding for MKVTVGGSLKLAFRPWVEGLEHIPADGPAILASNHLSFSDSFFLPAVLDRKVTFIAKAEYFNTPGVKGRLTAAFFKGVGQLPVDRSGARGAGEAAIKSGIEVLERGELFGIYPEGTRSPDGRLYRGKPGGLARVALATGAPVVPVAMIDTEKIQPPGQVMPKLMRPGIRIGKPLDFSRYQGMEHDRFVLRAVTDEVMYEIMKLSGQEYVDMYATAMKRQLAEAAKAEKAAKSDKAVKNDKATKSDKAAEVGKDRAGT